One window of the Eriocheir sinensis breed Jianghai 21 chromosome 59, ASM2467909v1, whole genome shotgun sequence genome contains the following:
- the LOC126985412 gene encoding forkhead box protein B1-like, translating to MPRPSRESYGEQKPPYSYISLTAMAIWNSAEKMCTLAEIYKFIMDNFPYYRKNTQRWQNSLRHNLSFNDCFIKIPRRPDRPGKGAYWTLHPSAMNMFENGSFLRRRKRFKIPKPEKVALEAGLAQLHGRPVDPLEAPRLTEATACPEAAPHNKQPFTIESLAASDAKPPTLTAPTPMYPPHMTHLNAHLAGLRGAGAFPGRSLGFGPLGHAGLLPPLEAAHPTSLPCSLGAAFTSSLSNSLGGPLAASLGGSLGGLGGLGGLGPAMGHLGGAVPTSLATSLQQLYSAALATMPALHTPSPLQRLPPPSLPLPVPLRPTPLPPALFHALPPTSLPGLPSLGFFHPKVRCPAPPLVTEESPAEENMEAPPPEDKLPASAPPALRPPAPTTPPAGSVAPSPHGRVI from the coding sequence ATGCCGCGGCCCAGTCGGGAGAGCTACGGCGAGCAGAAGCCGCCCTACTCGTACATCTCGCTCACCGCCATGGCCATCTGGAACAGCGCCGAGAAGATGTGCACGCTGGCGGAGATCTACAAGTTCATCATGGACAACTTCCCCTACTACCGCAAGAACACGCAGCGCTGGCAGAACTCCCTGCGGCACAACCTCTCCTTCAACGACTGCTTCATCAAGATCCCGCGGCGCCCAGACAGGCCGGGCAAGGGCGCCTACTGGACGCTGCACCCGTCCGCCATGAACATGTTCGAGAACGGCAGCTTCCTCAGGCGCAGGAAGCGGTTCAAGATCCCCAAGCCGGAGAAGGTGGCGCTGGAGGCCGGCCTGGCGCAGCTGCACGGCCGCCCTGTCGACCCGCTGGAGGCGCCGCGCCTGACGGAGGCCACGGCGTGCCCCGAGGCGGCGCCGCACAACAAGCAGCCCTTCACCATCGAGAGCCTCGCCGCCTCGGACGCCAAGCCGCCCACCCTGACGGCGCCCACGCCCATGTACCCGCCGCACATGACCCACCTCAACGCCCACCTGGCGGGCCTGCGAGGGGCGGGGGCCTTCCCCGGTCGCAGCCTCGGGTTTGGGCCGCTGGGCCACGCAGGGCTGCTGCCGCCCCTGGAGGCCGCCCACCCCACGTCGCTGCCGTGCTCGCTGGGCGCCGCCTTCACCTCGTCGCTCAGTAATTCGCTGGGCGGACCGCTGGCGGCCTCGCTGGGCGGCTCCCTCGGGGGCCTGGGCGGCCTGGGCGGCCTGGGCCCCGCCATGGGCCACCTCGGGGGGGCGGTGCCCACCAGCCTGGCCACCTCCCTGCAGCAGCTGTACAGTGCTGCCCTGGCCACCATGCCCGCCCTGCACACACCCTCCCCCCTGCAGAGGCTACCGCCGCCCTCGCTGCCCCTGCCCGTCCCCCTGCGGCCCACGCCCCTGCCGCCCGCACTCTTCCACGCCCTGCCGCCCACCAGCCTGCCGGGCCTCCCGTCGCTGGGCTTCTTCCACCCCAAGGtgcgctgccccgccccgcccctcgtGACGGAGGAGTCCCCAGCGGAGGAGAACATGGAGGCGCCGCCCCCGGAGGACAAGCTGCCGGCCTCTGCCCCGCCCGCGCTGAGGCCACCCGCCCCCACCACCCCTCCCGCGGGGAGTGTCGCCCCCTCCCCTCACGGGCGGGTCATCTGA